A window from Mangifera indica cultivar Alphonso chromosome 2, CATAS_Mindica_2.1, whole genome shotgun sequence encodes these proteins:
- the LOC123209742 gene encoding ent-kaurenoic acid oxidase 2-like, giving the protein MMMSSIWGVVVCFLMSVKWVLKRANWWLYERKLGEKQNSLPPGDLGWPLIGNMWSFLKAFKSSNPESFMESYAKRYGRTGIYKAFMFGEPSVIVTKPETCRRVLMDDDGFKAGWPIATMKLMGEKSFIRTDISIEEHKRLRRLTAASINGHEALSAYLEYIEESVKSALDKWAKMGQIEFLTQLRKLTFRIIMCIFLSSESEHIMDALEREYTAFNYGIRAMAINIPGFAYNKALKARKNIVAVLQSILAERRNQRKDKNNLQKKKDMMDELLDVEDENGSKMEDEEIIDIFVMYLNAGHESSGHTMMWATILLQQHPEFLQKAKEEQERIVKKRPSAQKGLSLKEIRGMTYLDKVIDETLRVVTISVNVFREAKEDINLNGYMIPKGWKVLVWFRSVHFDPEIYPNPKEFNPERWEGYTAKAGSFLPFGAGSRLCPGNDLAKLEVAVFLHHFLMNYRLERLNPRSPLIYLPHSRPKDNCLARVRKSSSAM; this is encoded by the coding sequence atgatgatgagttcGATTTGGGGAGTTGTGGTTTGTTTTTTGATGAGTGTCAAATGGGTTCTTAAAAGAGCAAATTGGTGGTTGTATGAGAGAAAACTTGGTGAAAAGCAGAACTCTTTGCCTCCAGGAGATCTGGGGTGGCCTCTGATTGGCAATATGTGGTCTTTTCTTAAAGCTTTCAAGTCATCTAATCCTGAATCGTTCATGGAAAGTTATGCCAAAAGATATGGGCGTACTGGAATCTACAAAGCATTCATGTTTGGGGAGCCGAGTGTGATAGTAACAAAGCCAGAAACGTGCAGAAGAGTACTAATGGATGATGATGGGTTTAAGGCCGGTTGGCCAATCGCCACTATGAAACTGATGGGGGAGAAGTCATTCATTCGCACTGACATTTCGATTGAAGAGCACAAGCGTCTCCGCCGTTTAACTGCTGCTTCAATCAATGGCCACGAAGCATTGTCTGCGTACTTAGAATATATTGAAGAAAGTGTCAAATCCGCCCTCGACAAATGGGCCAAAATGGGACAAATCGAGTTCTTAACTCAACTCCGAAAGCTCACTTTCAGGATAATCATGTGCATTTTTCTTAGCTCTGAGAGTGAGCATATAATGGACGCTTTAGAGAGGGAATATACAGCTTTTAACTACGGGATTAGAGCTATGGCAATTAATATTCCAGGATTTGCCTACAATAAAGCTCTTAAGGCTCGGAAAAATATAGTGGCTGTGTTACAATCCATACTGGCCGAGCGAAGAAATCAGAGGAAGGACAAGAATAATTtgcaaaaaaagaaagacatgATGGATGAACTTCTCGatgttgaagatgaaaatggCAGTAAAATGGAAGACGAGGAAATCATTGATATTTTTGTGATGTATTTGAATGCAGGCCATGAATCTTCTGGTCATACAATGATGTGGGCTACTATTTTGTTGCAACAGCACCCAGAATTTTTACAAAAAGCTAAAGAGGAGCAAGAGAGGATTGTTAAAAAGAGGCCATCTGCTCAGAAGGGTTTGAGTCTTAAAGAAATTCGAGGAATGACATATCTTGACAAGGTGATTGATGAAACACTTCGTGTTGTGACAATCTCAGTCAATGTTTTTCGAGAGGCAAAAGAAGATATCAACTTAAATGGCTACATGATTCCGAAGGGTTGGAAAGTTTTGGTATGGTTCAGAAGTGTTCATTTCGACCCTGAAATTTATCCGAATCCAAAAGAATTCAATCCTGAGAGATGGGAAGGTTATACTGCAAAAGCTGGAAGTTTCCTTCCATTCGGAGCAGGAAGCAGGCTGTGCCCTGGAAATGATTTGGCCAAACTTGAAGTTGCTGTATTTCTTCACCATTTTCTCATGAATTATCGGCTCGAGCGACTTAATCCCAGATCTCCCCTGATATATTTACCCCATTCAAGGCCCAAAGATAATTGCTTGGCAAGAGTCAGGAAATCATCTTCAGCTATGTAA